A window of the Elgaria multicarinata webbii isolate HBS135686 ecotype San Diego chromosome 22, rElgMul1.1.pri, whole genome shotgun sequence genome harbors these coding sequences:
- the ORAI2 gene encoding protein orai-2 isoform X2 — MVEVQLEMQYQYPQMLLIAFSACTTILVAVHLFALLISTCILPNVEAVSNIHNLNSISESPHERMHPYIELAWGFSTVLGILLFLAEVVLLCWIKFLPVDSVLKNDTAVVQKASQHTGWQAALISTIIMVPVGIIFVVFTIHFYRSLVRHKTERHNREIEELHKLKVQLDGHDRVLQVV, encoded by the coding sequence ATGGTGGAAGTCCAGCTTGAGATGCAGTATCAATACCCCCAGATGTTGCTGATTGCTTTTAGCGCCTGCACCACCATTCTAGTTGCCGTCCACCTCTTTGCCCTCCTCATCAGCACTTGCATCTTGCCCAACGTGGAAGCGGTGAGTAACATCCACAACCTGAACTCCATCAGCGAGTCCCCCCATGAGCGCATGCACCCGTACATCGAGCTGGCGTGGGGCTTCTCCACCGTCCTGGGCATCCTGCTCTTCCTCGCCGAGGTCGTTCTTCTGTGCTGGATCAAATTCCTGCCGGTGGACTCGGTGCTGAAGAACGACACCGCCGTCGTCCAAAAGGCTAGTCAGCACACCGGCTGGCAAGCGGCCCTCATCTCCACCATCATCATGGTCCCCGTGGGGATCATCTTCGTCGTCTTCACCATCCATTTCTACCGGTCGCTCGTCCGCCACAAGACGGAGCGCCATAATCGGGAGATAGAAGAGCTTCACAAACTGAAAGTGCAGCTCGATGGGCATGACAGGGTGTTGCAGGTGGTGTGA
- the ORAI2 gene encoding protein orai-2 isoform X1 has protein sequence MSDQRTVKAGEGMGEKEQEESLLESRRRLPSIMSSELNVPVDPPASACCAEPAVKGMDYRDWVRRSYLELVTSNHHSVQALSWRKLYLSRAKLKASSRTSALLSGFAMVAMVEVQLEMQYQYPQMLLIAFSACTTILVAVHLFALLISTCILPNVEAVSNIHNLNSISESPHERMHPYIELAWGFSTVLGILLFLAEVVLLCWIKFLPVDSVLKNDTAVVQKASQHTGWQAALISTIIMVPVGIIFVVFTIHFYRSLVRHKTERHNREIEELHKLKVQLDGHDRVLQVV, from the exons ATGAGTGATCAAAGAACAGTAAAAGCAGGAGAAGGTATGGGTGAAAAGGAACAAGAGGAATCTCTATTGGAGTCAAGGAGAAG ATTGCCTTCCATCATGAGTTCCGAATTAAATGTCCCTGTGGACCCTCCTGCGTCTGCCTGCTGTGCTGAGCCAGCCGTCAAGGGCATGGACTACCGGGATTGGGTCCGTCGCAGTTACCTGGAGCTGGTCACATCCAACCATCATTCCGTTCAGGCCCTTTCATGGCGGAAATTATATCTCAGCAGAGCCAAGTTGAAAGCTTCCAGCCGGACCTCTGCACTGCTGTCTGGATTTGCCATG GTGGCCATGGTGGAAGTCCAGCTTGAGATGCAGTATCAATACCCCCAGATGTTGCTGATTGCTTTTAGCGCCTGCACCACCATTCTAGTTGCCGTCCACCTCTTTGCCCTCCTCATCAGCACTTGCATCTTGCCCAACGTGGAAGCGGTGAGTAACATCCACAACCTGAACTCCATCAGCGAGTCCCCCCATGAGCGCATGCACCCGTACATCGAGCTGGCGTGGGGCTTCTCCACCGTCCTGGGCATCCTGCTCTTCCTCGCCGAGGTCGTTCTTCTGTGCTGGATCAAATTCCTGCCGGTGGACTCGGTGCTGAAGAACGACACCGCCGTCGTCCAAAAGGCTAGTCAGCACACCGGCTGGCAAGCGGCCCTCATCTCCACCATCATCATGGTCCCCGTGGGGATCATCTTCGTCGTCTTCACCATCCATTTCTACCGGTCGCTCGTCCGCCACAAGACGGAGCGCCATAATCGGGAGATAGAAGAGCTTCACAAACTGAAAGTGCAGCTCGATGGGCATGACAGGGTGTTGCAGGTGGTGTGA